In the Euphorbia lathyris chromosome 5, ddEupLath1.1, whole genome shotgun sequence genome, one interval contains:
- the LOC136230194 gene encoding uncharacterized protein, with translation MTVFGNSGTGKQVFPIDYQSKASQRLVDASHTNDLKSAFQCLDDPFVDVNFVGTVSLKAKKTEVLLRDESPHEVRVEYEEFKTDVSALFLAAHTGNLKLVSKLLSVGADVNQKLFRGYATTAAVREGHLDVLEVLMKCGASQEACEEALLEACYLGQARLAGLLMSSDLIRPQVAVHALVSACCRGFVNVVDALIKCGVDANAVDRILLQSSKPSLHVNVDCNALAAAIISRQISVVRLLLQVGIRLDIKVRLGGWSWDTVTGEEFRVGAGLAEAYLVSWCAVEYFEASGAILQMLLRHVSPNILHLGRTLIHHTILCNNARAAEVLLKNGADKESPIETASRNGWRPVHLAARLGSAKVLEQLIIAGCNLNSKTYSGETALMICARYRQQECLKVLASAGADFGLVNSTGQSASSIATSSRWAIGLQQAVIDVIQAGKNPKSSNISVFSSLTFVIQANDIEALRKLIEQLEIDLNEQDENGFSAAMIAAAGGHVEAFRLLVYAGANIKLQNKRGETAITLSELNHHDEEIEKVLLEYALEEGHNYSAGIHALHRAASRGDLHLVSMLTRRGYDINAADIDGYTPLMLAAKQGHSKVCELLISFGASCEIANWRQETALLLARANGHGKDAENVILDKLARQLVSEGSRVKKHTKCGKGSPHFKSLRMVNGTGILQWGKSSKRNVICRGAEVGPSVKFRWNRRRKFDVEDPGMFHVITTKNKEVHFVCEGAVEMAELWVRGIKLVTREAILW, from the exons ATGACAGTGTTCGGAAACTCCGGCACCGGAAAACAGGTCTTCCCTATAGATTACCAATCCAAAGCTTCCCAGCGTCTCGTCGACGCTTCCCATACCAACGACTTGAAGTCGGCTTTCCAGTGTCTCGACGATCCTTTCGTCGACGTTAATTTTGTTGGCACGGTGAGCTTGAAGGCGAAGAAGACAGAAGTTTTGCTTCGCGATGAATCGCCGCACGAAGTTCGCGTTGAGTATGAGGAGTTTAAGACTGATGTCTCTGCTCTGTTTCTCGCTGCTCATACCGGAAATTTAAAGCTGGTCAGCAAATTACTG AGCGTTGGAGCCGATGTGAATCAGAAGCTGTTTAGAGGCTATGCCACAACAGCAGCAGTAAGGGAAGGACATTTAGATGTTTTAGAGGTGCTTATGAAATGTGGGGCATCTCAGGAGGCATGCGAGGAAGCTTTGTTAGAGGCGTGCTATCTGGGTCAGGCCAGACTTGCAGGGCTACTTATGAGTTCTGACCTTATACGTCCGCAGGTTGCTGTTCATGCTCTTGTTTCTGCCTGTTGCAGAGGGTTTGTCAACGTTGTAGACGCACTCATCAAG TGTGGAGTGGATGCCAATGCAGTTGATAGGATTCTCCTTCAATCTTCCAAGCCATCATTGCACGTGAATGTTGATTGCAATGCACTTGCTGCTGCAATTATTAGCCGGCAGATTTCAGTAGTTAGACTGCTCTTGCAG GTCGGCATTAGGCTGGACATCAAGGTGAGGCTAGGAGGTTGGTCTTGGGACACTGTAACAGGTGAAGAATTTCGAGTTGGAGCTGGATTAGCTGAGGCTTACTTAGTCTCCTGGTGTGCAGTTGAGTATTTCGAAGCAAGCGGAGCTATTTTGCAGATGCTCCTTCGACACGTCTCTCCTAATATTCTTCACTTGGGAAGGACTCTTATCCACCATACCATCCTGTGTAACaatgcaagagcggcagaagtACTTCTAAAAAATGGTGCAGATAAAGAATCACCAATCGAAACAGCTTCAAGGAATGGCTGGCGTCCTGTTCATTTAGCTGCAAGGCTCGGATCAGCTAAAGTTCTTGAACAGCTGATAATTGCTGGTTGCAATCTCAACTCCAAAACATATTCTGGAGAAACCGCCCTGATGATATGTGCTAGATATAGGCAACAGGAATGCTTAAAAGTTCTAGCCTCTGCCGGTGCTGATTTTGGCTTGGTTAATTCAACCGGTCAATCTGCTAGTTCGATTGCAACATCAAGCAGATGGGCAATTGGATTACAACAAGCAGTGATAGATGTAATTCAAGCTGGGAAGAATCCCAAATCAAGCAATATTTCAGTGTTTTCCTCCTTAACCTTTGTGATTCAGGCAAATGATATTGAGGCCTTGAGAAAGCTCATTGAGCAGTTGGAGATCGATCTCAACGAACAAGATGAAAACGGATTCTCTGCTGCTATGATAGCTGCAGCAGGTGGTCATGTGGAAGCTTTCAGGCTACTTGTGTATGCAGGTGCTAATATAAAGCTGCAGAACAAACGCGGCGAAACAGCAATCACTTTATCAGAACTAAACCACCATGATGAAGAAATTGAAAAAGTACTACTAGAGTATGCACTTGAAGAGGGACATAACTACTCTGCCGGAATCCATGCTCTACACCGAGCAGCCAGCCGGGGAGACTTGCATTTAGTTTCAATGTTAACCAGAAGAGGCTACGACATAAATGCAGCAGACATTGATGGATACACTCCACTTATGTTAGCTGCAAAACAAGGCCATAGCAAGGTATGTGAGCTTCTGATCTCATTTGGGGCAAGCTGCGAAATTGCAAATTGGAGGCAGGAAACTGCACTCTTGCTTGCCAGGGCGAATGGACATGGAAAAGATGCAGAAAATGTCATACTAGACAAACTTGCGAGACAACTAGTTTCGGAGGGGAGTCGAGTGAAGAAGCATACAAAATGTGGCAAAGGAAGTCCTCATTTTAAATCATTGAGAATGGTGAATGGTACAGGAATTTTGCAATGGGGGAAGTCAAGCAAAAGAAATGTGATCTGCAGAGGGGCTGAGGTTGGTCCTAGTGTAAAATTCCGGTGGAATCGCAGGCGGAAATTTGATGTTGAAGATCCTGGAATGTTTCATGTGATAACTACTAAGAACAAAGAGGTACATTTTGTTTGTGAAGGCGCGGTTGAGATGGCTGAGTTGTGGGTGAGAGGAATTAAGCTTGTGACAAGGGAAGCCATCCTTTGGTAG